The sequence AGCAATTCCAAAGCTTCCGCCTTGAAAGAGACCGTCCTTTATAGCATCTTTTGGTGTACGAATCTCCATCCAACTGATTGATTCTCGTAAACCGGTAAAATGTCTCTGTTCTGCTTTTTCAAGAACCTTCTCAACAAGAGCTGGTGCTTCTTTTTCCCAATCAATCTCATCACCAGAAGGTACCGGAATGAGAACGTAAAGAACACTTTCTCCTGGAGGTGCTGCCTCTTCATCTAAGGCGATTGGATTAAAGATGTAAAAGGAAGGATCCTCAGGTAGTTGTTTTGTTTTGAACACTTGGTTCATATTCTTTTCAAAGTGTTCGGGCAAGTAAAATTGGTGAGCTTTCATTTCTGGAAAGCGCTTCTCCACTCCTAGATAAACGAGCACACAGCCTGATGAAGCCTTATAGCGTTTCTTCCGTTCACTTGTGTTGATCATCGGATATAAATTTGGGAAATCACCATTAAAAACGACTGCGTCAAAACGGTAATCTTTGTTGTTCACGACTAATCCTTTGCACACCTTCTGTTCAATTTGAAGGTGCTCTACCTTTGCTTCGGTATGAATCTTGATTCCCATTCGTTTACAGGCTTTCTCTAAAACTGGTATTAGACTGTAATAGCCACCCTTTAGATACCAGATTCCAAAAGCATGCTCACTATAGGCGACCAATCCATACAATCCTGGTACCTCTAATGGAGAACCGCCAATGTATAGAGATTGTAAGGAATATGCCTCTTGAAGCTTTGAATGTGAGAAATAGGAAGCATTAAAGCTCTTCAAGTCTTTATAAGCCTTTGAATCTGCTAAAAGTTTCATATTCTCGAGTGTTAGAAAATCTCGTTTTCTTTTAAAGCTCTTGCTTAGAAAGGCTTTCATCCCTAGACGATACACTTTTGACATGTCAGATAGATAACGAAGAAAGTCATCTGACTCGCCTGGGAACAGTCTTTCTATTTCGGCTAGCTGGGTAGGTAAATCTCGGTACTTCGTATAAGAGGTTCCATCATTAAAATGAATATCGTAAAGTGGGTCGCACGGAATGAGCTCCAATTCTTCTTCTGGTATCCCAGCTTCCTGAAGGATTTCCTTCAATAAATCTGGTAAAAGAACAATGGTGGGTCCTTGGTCAATTCGGTACCGGTCATTTCCTTGAGATGTTAATCTACCTCCTAAAAAAGCCTCTTTCTCAAATATGGTGACAGAGTTTCCTTGCTTTGCTAGTAACAGCGCCG is a genomic window of Bacillus mesophilus containing:
- a CDS encoding phytoene desaturase family protein, yielding MEIGIVGAGVGGLVTALLLAKQGNSVTIFEKEAFLGGRLTSQGNDRYRIDQGPTIVLLPDLLKEILQEAGIPEEELELIPCDPLYDIHFNDGTSYTKYRDLPTQLAEIERLFPGESDDFLRYLSDMSKVYRLGMKAFLSKSFKRKRDFLTLENMKLLADSKAYKDLKSFNASYFSHSKLQEAYSLQSLYIGGSPLEVPGLYGLVAYSEHAFGIWYLKGGYYSLIPVLEKACKRMGIKIHTEAKVEHLQIEQKVCKGLVVNNKDYRFDAVVFNGDFPNLYPMINTSERKKRYKASSGCVLVYLGVEKRFPEMKAHQFYLPEHFEKNMNQVFKTKQLPEDPSFYIFNPIALDEEAAPPGESVLYVLIPVPSGDEIDWEKEAPALVEKVLEKAEQRHFTGLRESISWMEIRTPKDAIKDGLFQGGSFGIAPTLFQSGGFRPQLSPYNIERLYSVGASVHPGGGVPIVLQGARILSELIKKELGA